The genomic DNA CCGCACACTCATGCGGCCCCAATGAATTTCGTCATGAAATTTTCATACCCTGAGGGCCGGAGCCCCTTCGGATGTGAAGACTCTGCCCGAAAATGCGGGATCTGTCATGTCCCCAAGATTTGGGACACGGTCAGGAGAGGTCGAGCAGGCCGCGCCGGATTGCCTCGCTGACGGCCGCGGGCAGGTTGCGGACGTGGAGTTTGTCGAAGCAGCGTTTGATGTATTCCGTCACCGAGTGCTGGCTGAGGCCGAGCTGGTCGGCGACTTCCTGGCGGGTCAGGCCCTTGGCGGAGAGTTGGAGCACCTCGGCCTCACGGGTGGAAAGGGTTTCTCCTCCTTGGATCGGGCTCAGCTGGCGGAAGGTCTGGAGAATCATCCCGGCGATCTTCGGATCGAGCGGCGTGCCGCCGGCCAAGACTTCCTCCAGGGTGGCGATCAGCCGGGTGGCGCTGCCGGCCTTCACCAGATAGCCGTGCGCGCCGGCCTCGAGCGCGGAGAAGACCTTGGCCTTGTCGGTGAAGGCGGTGAGCACTAGCACCTGCACCTTCGGCAAGAGCTCGCGGACCTTCTTGATCCCTTCCACGCCGCTCATGCCGGGCAGGCCGAGGTCGGAAAGCACCAGATCCGCTTCCAGGCCGCCGCGGATCGCCTCGATCGCGTCCTCCATGTTCGAGAATCCGCCGACGCAGTCGTAGCCGCGCTCGGTAAGCACCATCGACACGGATTCACGGAAGTCGGCGTGGTCCTCGATGAGGATCAGGCGGATCGGCTTGGAATCGGCGGTCTTGCTGGCGGCCACGGCCTCATTGAACGCGCGTGATCAGCCGGGCGCAATGCCGGGCTTCGCCTCGGCGGCAGGCTTTTTCGTCCGCTTCGCCATCAACGGAATCCCCAGCTCCAGGCGAGTGCCCTCCCCCGGCTTGCTCTCGACCTTGAAATCCGCACCCAAGGCCTCCACCCGCTGCCTCAGGGCACGCAAGGTCGAGGGCCGCTCCATCTTCTCGGGAGGAATCCCACAGCCATCATCCGCAACCGTGAGACGAAAGCATGAAGGATCGCACTCCACCCGGATCTGCGCCTTCTTCGCCCCGGAGTGGCGCAGCAGGTTGTGAAGCGCCTCGCGGAAGAACAGGAACAGGTGGCGGTTTGACTCGTCGGACATCTCGCACTGCCAGGCTGGCTCATTCGCGGTGAATTCCCACTCCAGCGGCTCCAGCATGATCGAGCTCGTCTCACGCAGGTGCTCCACGGTGCCAATGCGATGGTCGCCCTGCGGCCGCAGCAGCCAGACGATGTCTCGAACCGCGCTGACGGTCTCCGCGGCGATGCGCTGGATGCGTTTCAGCTCTCTGGTCGGCCCGGTGGCGCCGGCATGCCCCTCGGCCAAATCGGCAAGCATCTGGATGCTGCCAAGATTGCTGCCCACTTCATCGTGAAGGTCGCCGGCAATGCGCTCGCGAACCCGCGATAGCTCGCGCTTCTCCCTCATCCGGTAGCGGATCGGCAAATACACCAGAACAAAGGCCCCGCAGGCGGCCAGCGCCGTGACCCCCCACAGGCCGCCGCGCCGCCATCCCGCTATAATTGCCTCCGACTCCCGCTGGAGCTGATACTCCCGCATTTCCAGCCCAAGCCGCCGGTCCAGCGCCAATAGCCATTCGCGCTGGGAAACCAGCTTCCCATCCGGGCCGAAGCCATCGCTCAGGCTCGATGCGATCCAGTACTGGACCCCCGAACCCACCACCGCACCCATGCTACCGGAGGAACGCACCGCCGCCCCCAGACCGACATTCTTCTCACCCTCCAGCACCTCCACCTCGCTGAATGCGAGGAAGGCCGGATAGTTCTCATAGGCTTTCCACAGTTCCGTCGCCTCGATCTTCACACTGCGTCCGTGACACTTGCCCAGCTGGACCAAGACCGGATTGTGCCCCGGATTCGCCATCTCCACGGATTTGCGGACGGGCTCCCCGCCAGCCTGCGG from Luteolibacter sp. Y139 includes the following:
- a CDS encoding sensor histidine kinase — its product is MPENRGWEYEFAHRFSGRLTALENEQDSIRKSLPEFPNVPVADQGGTGGLASFYIGKEPDYQKDCLVDLRFPVPGNIDLVVLVPARRYGVDGLEAQFGLPDRFSVELLGQDGKVLRKIGEKSGLWADPVRSGHPFVFPVDPPLEAAGVRISATKLRLDADSASYVHAWSEAFAFSGERNLALGSTVTSSGDAPATAPWQWANSFLVDGMTPLGLPEEPAAQHMNVGWMTDKPKATDPVWVELDLGEEREFDAIRLFPAKRPTSDLPSGFGFPRRFNISIPQAGGEPVRKSVEMANPGHNPVLVQLGKCHGRSVKIEATELWKAYENYPAFLAFSEVEVLEGEKNVGLGAAVRSSGSMGAVVGSGVQYWIASSLSDGFGPDGKLVSQREWLLALDRRLGLEMREYQLQRESEAIIAGWRRGGLWGVTALAACGAFVLVYLPIRYRMREKRELSRVRERIAGDLHDEVGSNLGSIQMLADLAEGHAGATGPTRELKRIQRIAAETVSAVRDIVWLLRPQGDHRIGTVEHLRETSSIMLEPLEWEFTANEPAWQCEMSDESNRHLFLFFREALHNLLRHSGAKKAQIRVECDPSCFRLTVADDGCGIPPEKMERPSTLRALRQRVEALGADFKVESKPGEGTRLELGIPLMAKRTKKPAAEAKPGIAPG
- a CDS encoding response regulator transcription factor, producing the protein MAASKTADSKPIRLILIEDHADFRESVSMVLTERGYDCVGGFSNMEDAIEAIRGGLEADLVLSDLGLPGMSGVEGIKKVRELLPKVQVLVLTAFTDKAKVFSALEAGAHGYLVKAGSATRLIATLEEVLAGGTPLDPKIAGMILQTFRQLSPIQGGETLSTREAEVLQLSAKGLTRQEVADQLGLSQHSVTEYIKRCFDKLHVRNLPAAVSEAIRRGLLDLS